Below is a window of Atribacterota bacterium DNA.
TGGGGTTGCGATAAACTCTGGCTTACCGTTTGAACTGTTTGTGAAACCCAGCGGAAAAAGGCTGCGAAAGACGCTGAATCAGAATCCATTTTGAAACTGGGTCCAATGGCAATCTCCCGTAGAGTCTTTTCGTCAATGTCCGGCCCACAACCCACAGTAATGACATTGAGCACCTTGCGTTCCCGGCGGTTTACGAGTTCCAAACGCGGACTTTTCCAATCATCGGTGGGTTTTCCATCAGTAAGAATAAAAACGAGCGGTTTCCAGTCCCCTTTTTCACCACCTTTTACCGCTTTCTTTACATCTCTATCCAAAGATTCAAGGAGCAACCGCAACGCTGCCCCAAGCGGAGTGTATCCCCCGGCTTCAAGCGAGGGAACCTCAAGTTTCTCGATGGGAACCAGCCCCTGAGTGAGGTTTTCCACCTCTCTCCCAAAAACAATCACACTCACCCACACCGTTTCCCGAGCAAAGGTATCCTTTTCCACTTCCCGCTTAAAAAGGGTAAGCCCTTCTTCGACCGCCTGGATGGGAGCACCAGCCATGCTTCCTGACGTATCAAGAAGAAGATAGACTGGTAACCGACGCAATCCTTCACTCAGCGTCACATCCATTTCGAAACCTTCGGCCACATACACCACCTCCATCCAAAATTCCAGGATAAACATTTCCGCCAGACCTGAGCGCAACGCTATTTCTCTTGACGCCTCTTCTATTATAGCGTAGAATTTTCCTGCATTTTCAAGAAAGGAAGGAGAAAGGATGAAGAACCGGTCTCAAGAGATAGTCTGGTCAGGCATGTTCATTGCCTTGAGTGTGGTTTTAACTCGTTTTGCCAGCATCCGCATTCCCATCGGTGGAATTGAGGGCATCCGCATCGGTTTCGGGACCTTGCCCATCATGGTAAGTGGCATCCTCCTTGGACCGTGGATAGGAGGTGTAGTCGGAGCACTGGCAGACGTCATTGGATTTGCCATCAGCCCCATGGGACCGTATATGCCCCATTTTACCCTGACCTCAGCACTGTACGGACTGCTCCCAGGTTTTTTTCTGCAGATTTTTCCCTCACCCAAAAGGGAAAAAAGGGTGGTATGGGGAATCACCATCACCCAGGGTCTGGTTGGCGGACTGCTCACTCCATACTTCCTGCACACCATTTTCGGAATACCCTGGCAGGTTCTTTTCCTCCCACGCCTTTTCACCGTCCCCATGCACATTGTGGTCTATTCCCTTCTGGTTCTGAGTATTCTGCGAACTCCCCTGCCAGCGACACTCATTCGCCATGTTCAGGGAAAACCCTAACAACTCTGACAGAATGCTTTGAATTCCCGGGCTGCCTTCTCTACGTCGTTTCTCCCTGAGAAAATACTCGAGGTGCCAGCGACAAAAACGTTGGCACCAGCCTTTTTCAAAAGCGGTACGGTTTGCTCTCCAATACCTCCATCAACCTGAATATCAACCTGAAGACCCAGGGCATCAACCATTTCCCGCACGGCTTCCACTTTCGGTACCACTTCAGGGATGAACTTTTGCCCTACGAATCCAGGATCGACAGTCATGACGAGAACCATGTCAAGATAGGGAAGAAGGTACAAAAGACCATGGTGGGGGGTTGCAGGACTCAGAGCCACGCCGACTCTTTTCCCCGAATTTTTCGCCAGAAGAACGAGCTGATGGAGCCTTGCCGTGGTTTCAGCATGAAACGTGATGATATCAGCACCCAGAGCCGCAAAAAGCGGGATATGGGGTTCAGGATTGGTCACCATAAGATGGACATCAAAGGGTAAACGGGTCTCTGGACGGAGCTTACGCAAGAGGTTTGTTCCCAGAGCGAAATTCGGCACAAAAATTCCATCCATGATATCAATGTGGA
It encodes the following:
- a CDS encoding VWA domain-containing protein, encoding MRSGLAEMFILEFWMEVVYVAEGFEMDVTLSEGLRRLPVYLLLDTSGSMAGAPIQAVEEGLTLFKREVEKDTFARETVWVSVIVFGREVENLTQGLVPIEKLEVPSLEAGGYTPLGAALRLLLESLDRDVKKAVKGGEKGDWKPLVFILTDGKPTDDWKSPRLELVNRRERKVLNVITVGCGPDIDEKTLREIAIGPSFKMDSDSASFAAFFRWVSQTVQTVSQSLSQPQGESAFAPMPVPPDVLQYIP
- the rpe gene encoding ribulose-phosphate 3-epimerase produces the protein MEIKISASLDCANYLALLDDVRKLERGGVDMLHIDIMDGIFVPNFALGTNLLRKLRPETRLPFDVHLMVTNPEPHIPLFAALGADIITFHAETTARLHQLVLLAKNSGKRVGVALSPATPHHGLLYLLPYLDMVLVMTVDPGFVGQKFIPEVVPKVEAVREMVDALGLQVDIQVDGGIGEQTVPLLKKAGANVFVAGTSSIFSGRNDVEKAAREFKAFCQSC
- a CDS encoding folate family ECF transporter S component produces the protein MKNRSQEIVWSGMFIALSVVLTRFASIRIPIGGIEGIRIGFGTLPIMVSGILLGPWIGGVVGALADVIGFAISPMGPYMPHFTLTSALYGLLPGFFLQIFPSPKREKRVVWGITITQGLVGGLLTPYFLHTIFGIPWQVLFLPRLFTVPMHIVVYSLLVLSILRTPLPATLIRHVQGKP